A window of the Pungitius pungitius chromosome 3, fPunPun2.1, whole genome shotgun sequence genome harbors these coding sequences:
- the ostn gene encoding osteocrin, whose protein sequence is MKRLQREEKTHERLKMQSCGSLLFLFMMFFMLLHCNVEGAPHPTRVVRPASWALMSLRSPPGGALKGKLPQLEDPRGTDNEVMEPKRRRSFSWTNAPLDRISVGAMETKQGGAKQSKAAELPRRRVGPPPIDRIGMSRFPSRRG, encoded by the exons ATGAAGAGACtccaaagagaagagaagacacACGAGAGACTGAAG aTGCAGTCCTGTGGGTCTTTGCTGTTTCTCTTCATGATGTTCTTCATGTTGCTTCACTGCAACGTAGAGGGAGCCCCCCACCcaacg CGCGTAGTCCGACCCGCCTCTTGGGCTCTGATGAGTCTGCGCTCTCCTCCTGGGGGGGCGCTGAAGGGGAAGCTGCCCCAGCTGGAGGATCCGAGGGGGACGGACAACGAGGTGATGGAGcccaaaaggaggaggagcttctcTTGGACCAACGCCCCGCTGGACCGCATCTCGGTGGGCGCCATGGAAACCAAGCAGGGAGGGGCCAAGCAGAG TAAGGCAGCAGAGTTGCCACGGCGACGAGTCGGTCCGCCTCCCATCGACCGGATTGGAATGAGTCGTTTCCCGAGCAGGAGAGGGtag
- the LOC119227932 gene encoding protein IWS1 homolog isoform X2 has translation MDGEDDDFLSGRHSDDGGGTPVQDEHGEQAGHRSEDEGSGHDDSPVAMETSGAAGGSEEERAGSDSDSGAEAPGGHRDNDKTSNLEAEPSQPAESEEEEEGGSSPPKRRGSSSDVEGGGHMAPAGSGSENEDAKPAVSPGSDSEDETPARRKAVHIDSEEEEGGGGGKWKAVMQSDSEEEEEGRGRRKAAAGSEGEKEQKDEDDEKPVKRKKAVLSDSEEEDDDEEHTDKPAPKRTRVVSDDSDGGALPLRPDSALAAKLRELGSDSGSDEDERMKSGGKKEEEEKGEKALFGSDSDSGEEEEEEEEKMIADIFGESGDEEEEFTGFNQEDLEGDKKEAKGQQEQQQEESDSDDGVDRSGQDTSFMSDFDVMLARRKAMNSRKRRHRDGGTFISDADDVVSAMISKMNEAAEEDRTLNSQKKPALKKLTLLPHVVMHLKKQDLKETFIDSGVMSAIKEWISPLPDKSLPALRIREELLRILQELPSVSQETLKHSGIGRSVMFLYKHPKESRANKDLALKLINEWSRPIFGLTSNYKGMTREERQQRDLDQQMPQKQRLSQPPEVGGAKDPDVFSPPISSGGQTPRRDLEKQLTGEEKALRPGDPGFCARARVPMPSNKDYVVRPKWNVEMESNRSGYKKGLSQLEKLKRRVADQKKTGRPQGAVKISIEGNRMPL, from the exons ATGGATGGGGAAGATGACGACTTCCTGTCCGGAAGACACTCcg ACGACGGAGGCGGCACTCCGGTTCAGGACGAGCACGGCGAGCAGGCCGGGCAccggtcagag GACGAGGGCAGCGGCCATGACGACAGCCCCGTCGCCATGGAGACCAGCGGAGCAGCCGGCGGCTCCGAGGAGGAGCGCGCAGGAAGCGACAGCGACTCTGGGGCCGAGGCCCCCGGGGGTCACCGTGACAACGACAAGACAAGCAACTTGGAGGCGGAGCCTTCTCAACCTGCTgaaagcgaggaggaggaggagggagggtcgTCTCCCCCGAAGCGCAGAGGGAGCAGCTCggatgtggaggggggggggcacatggccCCCGCAGGCAGCGGCTCAGAGAACGAGGACGCCAAACCTGCGGTGTCTCCCGGCAGTGACTCTGAGGACGAGACACCAGCGAGACGCAAGGCAGTACATATagactctgaggaggaggagggaggaggaggtgggaagtGGAAGGCTGTGATGCAGtctgacagtgaggaggaggaggagggccgggggaggaggaaggctgcagcaggaagtgaaggcGAGAAGGAGCAGAAAGACGAGGACGACGAGAAGCCAG tgaagaggaagaaggctgTTCTGtcagacagtgaggaggaggatgatgatgaagagcacACAGACAAACCAG cccctaaGAGGACCCGGGTGGTGTCCGATGACTCTGACGGCGGCGCCCTGCCGCTCCGCCCCGACTCGGCGCTGGCAGCGAAGCTGAGGGAACTCGGCTCGGACAGCGGCAGCGATGAAGACGAGAGGATGAAGAGCGgagggaagaaggaggaagaggagaagggcgAGAAGGCTCTGTTCGGCAGCGACAGCGActctggggaggaagaggaggaggaagagga GAAAATGATCGCGGACATCTTTGGGGAGTccggagacgaggaggaggagttcacG GGCTTCAACCAGGAGGACCTGGAGGGAGACAAGAAGGAGGCCAAggggcagcaggagcagcagcaggaggagtccGACTCGGACGACGGGGTGGACCGCAGCGGCCAAGA CACCAGCTTCATGTCGGACTTTGACGTCATGCTGGCCCGGAGGAAAGCCATGAACAGCAGGAAGCGGCGGCACCGCGACGGCGGCACCTTCATCAGCGACGCGGACGACGTGGTCAGCGCCATGATCAGCAAGATGAACGAGGCCGCCGAG GAGGACCGAACTCTGAACAGCCAGAAGAAACCGGCGCTGAAGAAACTCACCCTGCTGCCGCACGTGGTCATGCACCTGAAGAA GCAGGACCTGAAGGAGACGTTCATTGACAGCGGCGTGATGTCGGCCATCAAAGAGTGGATCAGCCCCCTCCCAGACAAGTCTCTGCCGGCCCTCCGGATCcgggaggagctgctgaggaTCCTACAGGAA CTGCCCAGCGTGAGTCAGGAGACCCTGAAGCACAGCGGGATCGGACGCTCCGTCATGTTCCTCTACAAACACCCCAAAGAGTCGCGGGCCAACAAAGACCTGGCGCTGAAACTCATCA ACGAGTGGTCCAGACCCATCTTCGGCTTGACCTCCAACTACAAGGGGATGACCAGAGAGGAGCGCCAGCAGAGGGACCTGGACCAGCAGATGCCCCAGAAGCAGAGACTGAG TCAGCCtccggaggtggggggggcgaaggaCCCCGACGTCTTCTCTCCACCAATCAG TTCCGGGGGTCAGACGCCTCGCAGAGACCTGGAGAAGCAGCTGACTGGGGAGGAGAA ggcccTGCGGCCCGGCGACCCCGGCTTCTGTGCCCGGGCTCGGGTCCCGATGCCCTCCAACAAGGACTACGTGGTGCGGCCCAAGTGGAACGTGGAGATGGAGTCCAACAGG AGCGGCTATAAGAAAGGCCTCAGCCAGCTGGAGAAGCTCAAGCGCCGCGTCGCCGACCAGAAGAAAACGGGCCGCCCGCAGGGAGCTGTGAAGATCAGCATAGAGGGGAACAGGATGCCCCtgtag
- the wdr74 gene encoding WD repeat-containing protein 74, which yields MGDTSRLCSVWLGSETGILKGVSVSRKQAFNFCNTSHLSRAQEVRALCWGDPDESELLLGSVDGTVKTFSIQKGVFTETRRCGEPGEGCFTGLEKLSGSGLLTCVETGALRVWREDSTEPATEMKAGDHVSRMRLSPVNRNHVATGGKENGLKIWDLQKPDKPAFTAKNLRDDWLDLRRPQWVRDMAFIPDSDKVVTCTAYHQVHVFDPCSPRRRPVLEFEYGEYPLTAMSLPAAGHAVVVGNTHGHVALLDLRKGVVRGCLKGLTGGVRALQCHPTRPVVASCGLDRFLRIHGLEDRKLQHKVYLKSRLNCILLASSQLVDGGGAAGEGGAEGVKEEEGEEDDEVWETMERVEEKTKRKTTEEEELQKKKKKGQD from the exons ATGGGAGACACCAGCCGGCTGTGCTCCGTGTGGCTCGGATCCGAGACCGGCATCCTGAAGGGGGTCAGCGTGTCCCGGAAGCAGGCCTTCAACTTCTGCAACACGAGCCACCTGAGCCGCGCGCAGGAGGTCCGCGCGCTGTGCTGGGGGGACCCGGATGAGAGCGAGCTGCTGCTGGGCTCCGTGGACGGAACCGTGAAGACCTTCAGCATCCAGAAGGGGGTCTTCACCGAGACCCGGCGCTGCGGGGAGCCCGGGGAGGGCTGCTTCACCGGGCTGGAGAAGCTGAGCGGGTCTGGGCTGCTTACCTGCGTCGAGACCGGGGCCCTGCGGGTCTGGCGCGAGGACAGCACCGAGCCCGCCACCGAGATGAAGGCCGGTGATCATGTGAGTCGGATGCGGCTGAGCCCGGTGAACCGGAACCACGTGGCCACCGGAGGGAAGGAGAACGGGCTGAAGATCTGGGACCTGCAGAAACCCGACAAGCCCGCGTTCACCGCCAAGAACCTGCGGGACGACTGGCTGGACCTCCGGAGGCCGCAGTGGGTCCGCGACATGGCCTTCATCCCGGACTCCGACAAGGTGGTGACGTGCACCGCGTACCACCAG gtccacGTGTTCGATCCCTGCTCCCCTCGGCGGCGTCCCGTCCTGGAGTTTGAGTACGGCGAGTACCCGCTCACCGCCATGTCGCTGCCCGCCGCGGGCCACGCCGTGGTGGTGGGCAACACGCACGGCCACGTGGCCCTGCTGGACCTGAGGAAGGGGGTGGTGCGCGGCTGCCTGAAGGGCCTGACGGGGGGGGTGCGGGCGCTGCAGTGTCACCCCACGCGGCCCGTGGTGGCGTCCTGCGGCCTCGACCGCTTCCTCCGCATCCACGGCCTGGAGGACCGCAAGCTGCAGCACAAGGTCTACCTCAAGTCCAGGCTCAACTGCATCCTGCTCGCCAGCAGCCAGctggtggacggggggggggcggcgggggagggCGGGGCTGAGGgggtgaaggaggaagagggggaggaggatgacgaGGTGTGGGAGACCATGGAGCGCGTGGAGGAGAAGACGAAGAGGAAaaccacagaggaagaggagctgcagaaaaagaaaaagaaaggacagGACTGA
- the LOC119227932 gene encoding protein IWS1 homolog isoform X3 — MDGEDDDFLSGRHSDDGGGTPVQDEHGEQAGHRSEDEGSGHDDSPVAMETSGAAGGSEEERAGSDSDSGAEAPGGHRDNDKTSNLEAEPSQPAESEEEEEGGSSPPKRRGSSSDVEGGGHMAPAGSGSENEDAKPAVSPGSDSEDETPARRKAVHIDSEEEEGGGGGKWKAVMQSDSEEEEEGRGRRKAAAGSEGEKEQKDEDDEKPVKRKKAVLSDSEEEDDDEEHTDKPAPKRTRVVSDDSDGGALPLRPDSALAAKLRELGSDSGSDEDERMKSGGKKEEEEKGEKALFGSDSDSGEEEEEEEEKMIADIFGESGDEEEEFTGFNQEDLEGDKKEAKGQQEQQQEESDSDDGVDRSGQDTSFMSDFDVMLARRKAMNSRKRRHRDGGTFISDADDVVSAMISKMNEAAEEDRTLNSQKKPALKKLTLLPHVVMHLKKQDLKETFIDSGVMSAIKEWISPLPDKSLPALRIREELLRILQELPSVSQETLKHSGIGRSVMFLYKHPKESRANKDLALKLINEWSRPIFGLTSNYKGMTREERQQRDLDQQMPQKQRLSSGGQTPRRDLEKQLTGEEKALRPGDPGFCARARVPMPSNKDYVVRPKWNVEMESNRHGPMKKGMTRVDKQMRRFADIRRLTKPGHAVKISVEGNRMPL; from the exons ATGGATGGGGAAGATGACGACTTCCTGTCCGGAAGACACTCcg ACGACGGAGGCGGCACTCCGGTTCAGGACGAGCACGGCGAGCAGGCCGGGCAccggtcagag GACGAGGGCAGCGGCCATGACGACAGCCCCGTCGCCATGGAGACCAGCGGAGCAGCCGGCGGCTCCGAGGAGGAGCGCGCAGGAAGCGACAGCGACTCTGGGGCCGAGGCCCCCGGGGGTCACCGTGACAACGACAAGACAAGCAACTTGGAGGCGGAGCCTTCTCAACCTGCTgaaagcgaggaggaggaggagggagggtcgTCTCCCCCGAAGCGCAGAGGGAGCAGCTCggatgtggaggggggggggcacatggccCCCGCAGGCAGCGGCTCAGAGAACGAGGACGCCAAACCTGCGGTGTCTCCCGGCAGTGACTCTGAGGACGAGACACCAGCGAGACGCAAGGCAGTACATATagactctgaggaggaggagggaggaggaggtgggaagtGGAAGGCTGTGATGCAGtctgacagtgaggaggaggaggagggccgggggaggaggaaggctgcagcaggaagtgaaggcGAGAAGGAGCAGAAAGACGAGGACGACGAGAAGCCAG tgaagaggaagaaggctgTTCTGtcagacagtgaggaggaggatgatgatgaagagcacACAGACAAACCAG cccctaaGAGGACCCGGGTGGTGTCCGATGACTCTGACGGCGGCGCCCTGCCGCTCCGCCCCGACTCGGCGCTGGCAGCGAAGCTGAGGGAACTCGGCTCGGACAGCGGCAGCGATGAAGACGAGAGGATGAAGAGCGgagggaagaaggaggaagaggagaagggcgAGAAGGCTCTGTTCGGCAGCGACAGCGActctggggaggaagaggaggaggaagagga GAAAATGATCGCGGACATCTTTGGGGAGTccggagacgaggaggaggagttcacG GGCTTCAACCAGGAGGACCTGGAGGGAGACAAGAAGGAGGCCAAggggcagcaggagcagcagcaggaggagtccGACTCGGACGACGGGGTGGACCGCAGCGGCCAAGA CACCAGCTTCATGTCGGACTTTGACGTCATGCTGGCCCGGAGGAAAGCCATGAACAGCAGGAAGCGGCGGCACCGCGACGGCGGCACCTTCATCAGCGACGCGGACGACGTGGTCAGCGCCATGATCAGCAAGATGAACGAGGCCGCCGAG GAGGACCGAACTCTGAACAGCCAGAAGAAACCGGCGCTGAAGAAACTCACCCTGCTGCCGCACGTGGTCATGCACCTGAAGAA GCAGGACCTGAAGGAGACGTTCATTGACAGCGGCGTGATGTCGGCCATCAAAGAGTGGATCAGCCCCCTCCCAGACAAGTCTCTGCCGGCCCTCCGGATCcgggaggagctgctgaggaTCCTACAGGAA CTGCCCAGCGTGAGTCAGGAGACCCTGAAGCACAGCGGGATCGGACGCTCCGTCATGTTCCTCTACAAACACCCCAAAGAGTCGCGGGCCAACAAAGACCTGGCGCTGAAACTCATCA ACGAGTGGTCCAGACCCATCTTCGGCTTGACCTCCAACTACAAGGGGATGACCAGAGAGGAGCGCCAGCAGAGGGACCTGGACCAGCAGATGCCCCAGAAGCAGAGACTGAG TTCCGGGGGTCAGACGCCTCGCAGAGACCTGGAGAAGCAGCTGACTGGGGAGGAGAA ggcccTGCGGCCCGGCGACCCCGGCTTCTGTGCCCGGGCTCGGGTCCCGATGCCCTCCAACAAGGACTACGTGGTGCGGCCCAAGTGGAACGTGGAGATGGAGTCCAACAGG CACGGCCCGATGAAGAAGGGGATGACCCGCGTGGACAAACAGATGAGGAGGTTCGCCGACATCCGCCGCCTCACCAAGCCGGGCCACGCCGTCAAGATCAGTGTGGAGGGCAACCGCATGCCGCTCTGA
- the LOC119227932 gene encoding protein IWS1 homolog isoform X1 has protein sequence MDGEDDDFLSGRHSDDGGGTPVQDEHGEQAGHRSEDEGSGHDDSPVAMETSGAAGGSEEERAGSDSDSGAEAPGGHRDNDKTSNLEAEPSQPAESEEEEEGGSSPPKRRGSSSDVEGGGHMAPAGSGSENEDAKPAVSPGSDSEDETPARRKAVHIDSEEEEGGGGGKWKAVMQSDSEEEEEGRGRRKAAAGSEGEKEQKDEDDEKPVKRKKAVLSDSEEEDDDEEHTDKPAPKRTRVVSDDSDGGALPLRPDSALAAKLRELGSDSGSDEDERMKSGGKKEEEEKGEKALFGSDSDSGEEEEEEEEKMIADIFGESGDEEEEFTGFNQEDLEGDKKEAKGQQEQQQEESDSDDGVDRSGQDTSFMSDFDVMLARRKAMNSRKRRHRDGGTFISDADDVVSAMISKMNEAAEEDRTLNSQKKPALKKLTLLPHVVMHLKKQDLKETFIDSGVMSAIKEWISPLPDKSLPALRIREELLRILQELPSVSQETLKHSGIGRSVMFLYKHPKESRANKDLALKLINEWSRPIFGLTSNYKGMTREERQQRDLDQQMPQKQRLSQPPEVGGAKDPDVFSPPISSGGQTPRRDLEKQLTGEEKALRPGDPGFCARARVPMPSNKDYVVRPKWNVEMESNRHGPMKKGMTRVDKQMRRFADIRRLTKPGHAVKISVEGNRMPL, from the exons ATGGATGGGGAAGATGACGACTTCCTGTCCGGAAGACACTCcg ACGACGGAGGCGGCACTCCGGTTCAGGACGAGCACGGCGAGCAGGCCGGGCAccggtcagag GACGAGGGCAGCGGCCATGACGACAGCCCCGTCGCCATGGAGACCAGCGGAGCAGCCGGCGGCTCCGAGGAGGAGCGCGCAGGAAGCGACAGCGACTCTGGGGCCGAGGCCCCCGGGGGTCACCGTGACAACGACAAGACAAGCAACTTGGAGGCGGAGCCTTCTCAACCTGCTgaaagcgaggaggaggaggagggagggtcgTCTCCCCCGAAGCGCAGAGGGAGCAGCTCggatgtggaggggggggggcacatggccCCCGCAGGCAGCGGCTCAGAGAACGAGGACGCCAAACCTGCGGTGTCTCCCGGCAGTGACTCTGAGGACGAGACACCAGCGAGACGCAAGGCAGTACATATagactctgaggaggaggagggaggaggaggtgggaagtGGAAGGCTGTGATGCAGtctgacagtgaggaggaggaggagggccgggggaggaggaaggctgcagcaggaagtgaaggcGAGAAGGAGCAGAAAGACGAGGACGACGAGAAGCCAG tgaagaggaagaaggctgTTCTGtcagacagtgaggaggaggatgatgatgaagagcacACAGACAAACCAG cccctaaGAGGACCCGGGTGGTGTCCGATGACTCTGACGGCGGCGCCCTGCCGCTCCGCCCCGACTCGGCGCTGGCAGCGAAGCTGAGGGAACTCGGCTCGGACAGCGGCAGCGATGAAGACGAGAGGATGAAGAGCGgagggaagaaggaggaagaggagaagggcgAGAAGGCTCTGTTCGGCAGCGACAGCGActctggggaggaagaggaggaggaagagga GAAAATGATCGCGGACATCTTTGGGGAGTccggagacgaggaggaggagttcacG GGCTTCAACCAGGAGGACCTGGAGGGAGACAAGAAGGAGGCCAAggggcagcaggagcagcagcaggaggagtccGACTCGGACGACGGGGTGGACCGCAGCGGCCAAGA CACCAGCTTCATGTCGGACTTTGACGTCATGCTGGCCCGGAGGAAAGCCATGAACAGCAGGAAGCGGCGGCACCGCGACGGCGGCACCTTCATCAGCGACGCGGACGACGTGGTCAGCGCCATGATCAGCAAGATGAACGAGGCCGCCGAG GAGGACCGAACTCTGAACAGCCAGAAGAAACCGGCGCTGAAGAAACTCACCCTGCTGCCGCACGTGGTCATGCACCTGAAGAA GCAGGACCTGAAGGAGACGTTCATTGACAGCGGCGTGATGTCGGCCATCAAAGAGTGGATCAGCCCCCTCCCAGACAAGTCTCTGCCGGCCCTCCGGATCcgggaggagctgctgaggaTCCTACAGGAA CTGCCCAGCGTGAGTCAGGAGACCCTGAAGCACAGCGGGATCGGACGCTCCGTCATGTTCCTCTACAAACACCCCAAAGAGTCGCGGGCCAACAAAGACCTGGCGCTGAAACTCATCA ACGAGTGGTCCAGACCCATCTTCGGCTTGACCTCCAACTACAAGGGGATGACCAGAGAGGAGCGCCAGCAGAGGGACCTGGACCAGCAGATGCCCCAGAAGCAGAGACTGAG TCAGCCtccggaggtggggggggcgaaggaCCCCGACGTCTTCTCTCCACCAATCAG TTCCGGGGGTCAGACGCCTCGCAGAGACCTGGAGAAGCAGCTGACTGGGGAGGAGAA ggcccTGCGGCCCGGCGACCCCGGCTTCTGTGCCCGGGCTCGGGTCCCGATGCCCTCCAACAAGGACTACGTGGTGCGGCCCAAGTGGAACGTGGAGATGGAGTCCAACAGG CACGGCCCGATGAAGAAGGGGATGACCCGCGTGGACAAACAGATGAGGAGGTTCGCCGACATCCGCCGCCTCACCAAGCCGGGCCACGCCGTCAAGATCAGTGTGGAGGGCAACCGCATGCCGCTCTGA
- the si:dkey-23k10.2 gene encoding NACHT, LRR and PYD domains-containing protein 3: MEKVKKDILHILEKLKKKEFKKFKWHLEIFSSPEYPGSIRPCDLENADRRNTVDLMVRCYIKGSVQVAMKVLKEMQKNDLAEELSKMNFTEIFTKCQRKLKSNLKKRFQSVFEGIAKAGNQTLLNKIYTELYITEGGTAEVNEEHEVRQIETASRRPHRPETTTRLEDLLKASAGGEEPTRTVMTKGVAGIGKTVLTQKFTLDWAEDKDHQDIQFTFPFTFRELNVLKKKFSLVGLVHHFFSETRAAGICRFEEFQVVFIFDGLDECRLPLDFHNNEILTDVTETSSVDVLLTNLIRGYLLPSARLWITTRPAAANQIPPECVGMVTEVRGFTDPQKEEYFRKRFKDNKQASRIISHIKTSRSLHIMCHIPIFCWITAGVLEVLKTREGGDLPKTLTEMYIHFLVVQSKVKKVKYDGGAETDPHWSPESRKMIESLGKLAFDQLQKGHLIFYESDLTECGIDIRAASVCSGVFTQIFREERGLYQDKVFCFVHLSVQEFLAALHVHLTFFGSGVNLLSEEQTTSLESKRFKPNPEPMRLYQRAVDEALQSPNGHLDLFLRFLLGLSLETNQSLLRGLLTGSSSETDEEIVDYIHEKLDETLSPEKSINLIHCLNELNHVSLVEEIQKFLRTGHRNDDELSPAELSALLFILLSSEEVLEVFDLKKYHASEEALLILLPLVKTSNKALLSGCHITEKGCASLASALTSDPSPLRELDLSSNHPGDSGVKLLCDGLESPHCRLETLRFSGCNLSEGSCEVLSSVLSSQSSSLRELDLSNNDLQDSGVKLLCDGLKSPHCHLETLRLSGCNLSERSCEVLSSVLSSQSSSLRELDLSNNDLQDSGVKLLCDGLKSPHCHLETLSLSGCLITEEGCASLVSALRSNPSHLRELDLSYNHPGDSGVKMLSDGLKDPHWRLETLRVEPAGVRWMTPGLRKYSCELTIDTNTVHRNLQLSDNNRKVTHEEEYQSYPDHPDRFDSWPQLLCRTGLTGRCYWEVEWSGDVEVSVSYRGIKRKGRSDCWFGFNDQSWSLMCSYGGYFFRHNKTETRITSSSSSSSSGRVAVYVDCPAGSLSFYRVSSDSLIHLHTFSTTFTEPLYPGFGFWSGSGSSVSLCPL, encoded by the exons ATGGAGAAAGTCAAGAAGGACATCCTCCACATTTTAGAGAAGCTCAAGAAGAAGGAGTTCAAAAAGTTCAAGTGGCACCTGGAGATCTTTTCAAGCCCAGAATACCCCGGATCAATCCGACCCTGTGACCTGGAGAACGCAGACAGGAGGAACACAGTGGACCTGATGGTTCGGTGCTACATCAAAGGCTCGGTTCAGGTGGCCATGAAGGTTTTGAAAGAGATGCAAAAGAACGATCTGGCCGAGGAATTATCCAAAATGAACTTTACAG aGATTTTCACCAAATGTCAACGtaaactcaaatccaacctgaagaagaggttccagtctgtgtttgagggcatcgctaaagcaggaaaccaaACCCTTCTGAAtaagatctacacagagctctacatcacagagggagggactgcagaggtcaatgaagaacatgaggtcagacagattgaaacagcatccaggagaccacacagaccagaaacaaccaccAGACTAGaagacctcctcaaagcctcagctggaggagaagaaccaaccagaacagtgatgactaagggagtggctggcattgggaaaacagtgttaacacagaagttcactctggactgggctgaagacaaagaccaccaggacatacagttcacatttccattcaccttcagagagctgaatgtgctgaagaagaagttcagcttggtgggacttgttcatcacttcttcagtgaaaccagagcagcaggaatctgcaggtttgaagagttccaggttgtgttcatctttgacggtctggatgagtgtcgacttcctctggacttccacaacaatgagatcctgactgatgtcacagagacctcctcagtggatgtgctcctcacaaacctcatcagggggtacctgcttccctctgctcgcctctggataaccacacgacctgcagcagccaatcagatccctcctgagtgtgttggcatggtgacagaggtcagagggttcactgacccccagaaggaggagtacttcaggaagagatTCAAAGATAACAAGCAagccagcaggatcatctctcacatcaagacctcacgaagcctccacatcatgtgccacatcccaatcttctgctggatcactgctggagttctggaggtgttgaagaccagagagggaggagatctgcccaagaccctgactgagatgtacatccacttcctggtggttcagtccaaagtgaagaaggtcaagtacgatggaggagctgagacagATCctcactggagtccagagagcaggaagatgatcgagtctctgggaaaactggcctttgatcagctgcagaaaggccacctgatcttctatgaatccgacctgacagagtgtggcatcgatatcagagcagcctcagtgtgctcaggagtgttcactcagatcttcagagaggagagaggactgtaccaggacaaggtgttctgcttcgtccatctgagtgttcaggagtttctggctgctcttcatgtccatctgaccttcttcggctctggtgtcaatctgctgtcagaagaacaaacaacttCACTGGAGTCTAAACGCTTCAAACCCAATCCTGAACCAATGCGTCTCtaccagagagctgtggacgaggccttacagagtcctaatggacacctggacttgttcctccgcttcctcctgggtctttccctggagaccaatcagagtctcctacgaggtctgctgacagGAAGTAGCTCAGAGACCGATGAGGAGATAGTCGACTACATCCATGAGAAGCTCGATGAGACtctgtctccagagaaaagcatcaatctgatccactgtctgaatgaactgaatcatgtttctctagtggaggagatacAAAAGTTTCTTAGAACAGGACATCGCAATGACgatgaactgtctcctgctgagttgtcagctctgctcttcatcttactgtcatcagaagaagttctggaggtgtttgacctgaagaaatatcatgcttcagaggaggctcttctgattCTGCTGCCACTCGTCAAAAcctccaacaaagctct gttgTCAGGCTGTCACATCACAGAGAAAGGCTGTGCGTCTCTGGCCTcagctttgacctctgacccctcccctctgagagagctggacctgagctccaaccatccaggagactcaggagtgaagctgctgtgtgatggactggagagtcctcactgcagactggagactctcag attcagtggctgtaacctctcagagggaagctgtgaagttctctcctcagtcctcagctcccagtcctctagtctgagggaactggatctgagtaacaacgacctgcaggattcaggagtgaagctgctgtgtgatggactgaagagtccacactgtcacctggagactctcag actcagtggctgtaacctctcagagagaagctgtgaagttctgtcctcagtcctcagctcccagtcctctagtctgagggaactggatctgagtaacaacgacctgcaggattcaggagtgaagctgctgtgtgatggactgaagagtccacactgtcacctggagactctcag cctgtcaggctgtctgatcacagaggaaggctgtgcttctctggtctcagctctgagatccaacccctcccacctgagagagctggacctcagctacaaccatccaggagactcaggagtgaagatgctgtctgatggactgaaggatcctcactggagactggagactctcag ggtggagcctgctggagtccgatggatgacaccaggtctgaggaagt attcctgtgaactcacaatcgacacaaacacagttcacAGAAACCTccaactgtctgacaacaacaggaaggtgacacatgaggaggagtatcagtcatatcctgatcatccagacagatttgactcctggcctcagctgctgtgtagaactggtctgactggtcgctgttactgggaggtcgagtggagcgGAGACGTTGaagtatcagtgagttacagaggaatcaagaggaaaggacgCAGTGACTGTTGGTTTGGATtcaatgatcagtcctggagtctgatgTGCTCTTATGGAGGTTACTTTTTCCGTCACAATAAGACAGAAAcacgcatcacctcctcctcctcctcctcctcctctggtagagtagcagtgtatgtggactgtcctgctggctctctgtccttctacagagtctcctctgactcactgatccacctccacaccttcagcaccacattcactgaacctctttatcctgggtttgggtTCTGGTCCGgttctggttcctcagtgtctttgtgtcctctttag